A genomic segment from Leopardus geoffroyi isolate Oge1 chromosome A2, O.geoffroyi_Oge1_pat1.0, whole genome shotgun sequence encodes:
- the CA2H19orf25 gene encoding UPF0449 protein C19orf25 homolog, giving the protein MGSKAKKRVVLPTRPAPPTVEQILEDVRGAPSEDPVFTALALEDSPGLSGRAEDVEAQQQQLYQQSRAYVAMNQRLQQAGDGLKQKREDLWRAGEGLEREVRLLKQGAPPGAVAASLG; this is encoded by the exons ATGGGTTCCAAGGCCAAGAAGCGGGTGGTACTGCCCACTCGCCCAGCGCCCCCCACGGTGGAGCAGATCCTGGAGGACGTGCGGGGTGCGCCCTCCGAGGACCCCGTTTTCACCGCCCTGGCCCTGGAAG ACTCCCCAGGCCTCTCCGGGAGGGCGGAGGACGTGGaggcccagcagcagcagctttaCCAGCAGAGCCGCGCCTACGTAGCCATGAATCAGCGTCTGCAGCAGGCGGGCGACGGGCTGAAGCAGAAGCGTGAGGACCTGTGGCGGGCTGGCGAGGGGCTGGAGCGGGAAGTCCGCCTGCTGAAGCAGGGGGCGCCCCCAGGGGCCGTGGCTGCCTCCTTGGGCTGA
- the PCSK4 gene encoding LOW QUALITY PROTEIN: proprotein convertase subtilisin/kexin type 4 (The sequence of the model RefSeq protein was modified relative to this genomic sequence to represent the inferred CDS: inserted 2 bases in 1 codon; deleted 1 base in 1 codon): protein MRPAWIALWLRLALALGLALVGPLPVGWSSARVPIYVSSWAVRVSQGYREAERLALKFGFVYLGQIFPDGQFFHLRHRGVVQQSLSPHWGHRLRLKKDPKVQWFEQQTLRRRVKRSVVVPTDPWFSKQWYMNNKVRPDLNVLQVWSQGLSGRGIVISVLDDGIEKDHPDLWANYDPLASYDFNDYDPDPQPRYTPGDENRHGTRCAGEVAAIANNGFCGAGVAYNARVGGVRMLDGTITDVIEAQSLSLQPQHIHIYSASWGPEDDGRTVDGPGVLTREAFRRGVTKGRGGLGTLFVWASGNGGLHYDNCNCDGYTNSVYTLSVGSTTREGRVPWYSEACASTLTTTYSSGVATDPQIVTTDLHHRCTDKHTGTSASAPLAAGMIALALEANPFLTWRDMQHLVVRASRPAQLQAEDWRTNGVGRQVSHHYGYGLLDARLLVDMARTWLPTQRQQKCVIEIVHTPTPILPLTQVRRNVSACAGRANHIRSLEHVQVQLSLSYSRRGDLEISLTSPMGTRSTLVAIRPLDVSGQGYNNWIFMSTHFWDEDPRGPWTLGLENKGYYFNTGTLYRYTLLLYGTAEDMTARPPGPQVTSSACVQRDTEGPCQERHGPAHVLGHLRLSYCPPRYFGHTRQPVTARPGXAPALCVCSSRRASCYTCLGRSPLTCTACPPASTLDERRGSCSGPVPPSGLPQPAAVAHPGRHRGRAWAVVLAPLAVAFGSPSLRSVLAVGCPPLCAGAPPPPPQVQLLAGT, encoded by the exons atGCGGCCCGCCTGGATTGCGCTCTGGCTGCGCCTTGCCTTGGCTCTGGGCCTGGCCCTCGTTGGCCCCCTGCCTGTGGGGTGGTCCTCGGCCCGGGTCCCCATCTATGTCAGCAGCTGGGCCGTGCGGGTGTCCCAGGGTTACCGGGAGGCCGAGCGCCTGGCGCTCAAATTCGGCTTCGTCTacctggggcag ATCTTTCCTGACGGGCAGTTCTTCCACCTGCGGCACCGGGGCGTGGTCCAGCAGTCCCTGAGCCCACACTGGGGCCATCGCCTGCGCCTGAAAAAAGACCCCAAG GTGCAGTGGTTCGAGCAGCAGACGCTGCGGCGGCGTGTGAAGCGCTCGGTGGTGGTGCCCACGGACCCCTGGTTCTCCAAGCAGTGGTACATG AACAACAAGGTGCGGCCGGACCTGAACGTCCTGCAGGTCTGGAGCCAGGGGCTGTCGGGCCGGGGCATTGTGATCTCTGTCCTGGACGATGGCATCGAGAAGGACCACCCGGACCTCTGGGCCAACTAC GACCCCCTGGCCAGCTACGACTTCAATGACTACGACCCAGACCCCCAGCCGCGATACACGCCCGGCGACGAGAACCG GCACGGGACCCGCTGTGCCGGGGAAGTGGCCGCAATCGCAAACAACGGGTTCTGTGGAGCGGGTGTCGCCTACAATGCCCGGGTCGGAG GCGTGCGCATGCTGGACGGCACCATCACGGACGTCATCGAGGCCCAGTCGCTGAGCCTGCAGCCGCAGCACATCCACATCTACAGTGCCAGCTGGGGCCCCGAGGACGACGGCCGCACGGTGGACGGCCCGGGCGTCCTCACCCGCGAGGCCTTCAGGCGCGGCGTGACCAAG GGCCGCGGTGGGCTGGGCACTCTCTTCGTCTGGGCGTCGGGCAACGGCGGCCTGCACTACGACAATTGCAACTGCGACGGCTACACCAACAGCGTGTACACGCTCTCCGTGGGCAGCACCACCCGCGAGGGCCGCGTGCCCTGGTACAGCGAGGCCTGCGCCTCCACGCTGACCACCACCTACAGCAGCGGCGTGGCCACCGACCCGCAGATC GTCACCACGGATCTGCACCACCGGTGCACGGACAAACACACGGGCACCTCGGCGTCGGCCCCGCTGGCCGCGGGCATGATCGCCCTGGCTCTGGAGGCCAA CCCGTTCTTGACATGGAGGGATATGCAGCACTTGGTGGTCCGTGCGTCCAGACCCGCGCAGCTCCAGGCTGAGGACTGGAGGACCAACGGCGTGGGGCGCCAAG TGAGCCACCACTATGGCTATGGGCTGCTGGATGCCAGGCTGCTGGTGGACATGGCTCGAACGTGGCTGCCCACACAGCGCCAGCAGAAGTGCGTCATCGAGATCGTACACACCCCCAC ccccatctTGCCGCTGACGCAAGTGAGGAGGAACGTGTCGGCGTGCGCTGGCCGAGCCAACCACATCCGCTCGCTGGAGCACGTGCAGGTGCAGCTCTCGCTGTCCTACAGTCGCCGCGGGGACCTGGAGATCTCGCTCACGAGCCCCATGGGCACCCGCTCCACGCTCGTCGCCATCAG acCCTTGGACGTCAGCGGCCAAGGCTACAACAACTGGATCTTTATGTCCACCCACTTCTGGGACGAGGACCCGCGGGGCCCGTGGACGCTGGGCCTGGAAAACAAGGGCTACTACTTCAACACGG GGACGCTGTACCGCTACACGCTGCTGCTCTACGGGACGGCCGAGGACATGACGGCGCGGCCCCCGGGCCCCCAGGTGACCAGCAGCGCGTGCGTGCAGCGGGACACAGAGGGGCCGTGCCAGG AACGCCACGGCCCCGCCCACGTCCTGGGCCACCTCCGCCTCTCCTACTGCCCGCCCAGGTACTTTGGCCACACCCGGCAGCCAGTGACCGCTCGGCCCGG CGCTCCCGCCCTGTGCGTCTGCTCGAGCCGCCGCGCCTCCTGCTACACCTGCCTCGGCCGCTCCCCGCTCACCTGCACTGCCTGC CCCCCGGCCTCCACACTGGACGAGCGTCGCGGCTCCTGCTCAGGACCCGTCCCTCCCAGCGGCCTCCCCCAGCCCGCCGCAGTCGCCCACCCCGGCCGCCACCGCGGCCGAGCCTGGGCCGTGGTACTGGCCCCGCTGGCCGTGGCCTTCGGGAGCCCCTCACTCCGCAGCGTCCTCGCTGTAGGCTGCCCACCGCTGTGTGCGGGggcccccccgccaccaccccaGGTCCAGCTGCTGGCCGGGACCTAG